DNA from Limnohabitans sp.:
TCGCGGACCACGGGGCGTTCGGTGTGGGTGTTGCTCATGGGTTTCTTTCGGTCGCCGCAAGGCGGCGGGTCAGGTGCGTCAGTTCGGAGCGGTGTTTCAAAGTAGGGCGGCGAGTTGGCTCGTCAGCACCTGGGCGACTTCGTCCCAAGTGGTCTCTACCCCGATTGTAAAAAGGTCCACGGTTTTTAACCCGGCATGACCACAGGGGTTGATACGCTCAAAGGGTTGAAGGTCCATGGCCACGTTCAGGGCCGCACCGTGGTAGGTGCAATGTCGGCTGACCTTGATGCCCAGAGCGCTGATCTTGCCCAGGCCCTTGAACGGGTCGTTGGCGGGGGCCGGGCCCACCAGCGCCGCATGGCTGAAAGGATCATTCAAGCGCACATAAATGCCCGGTGCGCCTGCCACGCGGTGGCCGGTGACGCCAAAGTGGGCCAAGGTGCGGATGATGGATTCCTCGAGTTTGAAGACATATTCCTTCACGTAGTAACCGGCGCGCTGCAGGTTGACCAAGGGGTAGGCCATGACCTGCCCGGGGCCATGAAAAGTGACTTGCCCGCCCCGGTTGGTCTGCACCACTGGAATATCGCCTGGCGTCAAAAGGTGCGAGGCTTGCCCCGCCAGCCCTTGGGTGAACACGGGGGGGTGCTCACACAGCCAAAGTTCATTCGGGGTGTCAGCTGTCCTGGCCGCCGTGAAGGCCTGCATGGCCTCGTAGGTTGGCAAGTAGTCCACCCGCCCAAGCTGCCGGATGTCCATGCTCAAAGCACGATTTTGACCATCGGGTGCGAGGTCAGGGCGCGGTACAGGTCGTCGAGTTGTTCGCGGCTGGTGGCCGTGATGCTCAGTGTCACGCCCAGGTAGTTGCCGCCCTTGCTGGGGCGCAGCTCGATGCTGCGCGCGTCAAAGCCCGGGTCAAATTGCAGGGCGACTTGGCACATGGCTTCGGCAAAGCCGTCGACCATGGCACCCATGACCTTGATGGGAAAGACCGAGGGGTACTCGATCAGGGTGTCTTTGCGCGGGTCAAAGCCGGCGGGAGGGGTGGTGGAAGCGCTCATGGGGGGTGTTCCGGTTGGATCGCAAGCTTAACGCCAGACCACCACAGCCAGGACCGCCAGCCCGCCCAGGGCAAAGTTGGTGACCACCAGAGGATGAATCTGCCCAAGAGCTTTGCCTGCAGTGGGCCAGTCAGAGGTTTGCACAGCAGCTTTGAGTCGGCGAAATGGCGAAAACCAGATGTGCGCAAAGATCAGGCACATCAAAAGACCCAAACCGGACATCGCATGCCATCCTTTTGGGGCGAGCCTCATGTCGGTGACCGACAACATCCAGAAGCCACTCACCAAAATCAGGGCTATCGAGCCCCAGACCATGGCAAAAAAGCGGCTCAATACGCCGCACATGAGGCCCAGCCGATCGGGTGGGGCCATGCGGGCGATGACCACTGGGCGCAAAGCCAAAATGATCAGGGCCATGCCGCCCAGCCAGACGATGCCAGCGGCAAGGTGTAAAAATTTAATCCATTCGTACATCAGTTGGCTTCCCCATGTGCGCCAACGGCGCGAATAAAAGAGATTGTCGTTGCCGCATCCAATCCGGGCAATGTCAAGGGAATTCGGAAGGGGTCAAAAAATAAGGCGCACGGGTTTCTACGTATAATCATGGGCTTTGCAGCAATTGCTGTGTACCTAACCTCGGCGTAATTTGAGATGACCAAAATCGCCTCATCCCCTGAAACGGGTACCACCGGGCACACACCAGTTATTGCAGATGAAGGCCTTGAACCCGAATTCAAGCCCCTGACAGCAGAACAAGCCCAGGCTTGGCGCCAGCGAAATCCGGTGCCATCTCCTTGGCGGGTGTTGATCTTGCAAGTTGGTGTGGGGTGTGTGTTGGCTTTGTTGACTGGCTGGGTCACAGGGCAATCCCGTCTGGCCCTCTCGGCCGCTTGGGGTTCTGTGGCAGTGGTGATTCCGGCGGTCGTGTTTGTGCGTGCCTTGAGCCGACAAATGCGCCTGGCCCAACCCGGACCAGCTTGGATCGGTCTGATGGTGTGGGAATTGGTCAAGGTGGTCTTGACCGTGGTGCTGCTTCTGGCGGCGCCTAAAGTGGTTTCTGATCTGAGCTGGCTTGCCTTGGTGGCCGGTTTCGTGGTGACGATGAAGGTGTACTGGCTGGCCATGGCGCTGGGCTGGATGCAACGCAAATCGAAGCCGACTATTTTTTGAACTGATTGGTGATTTATGGCTGCAGAAAACGCTGGCGCGCACGCCCCAACGGCTGGAGAATACATCCAGCATCACTTGCAACACCTGCAAATGAATTTTTCTTTTGAAGGTGTCAAGCAGACAAGCATCGTTGACTTCAGTCTTTTCAATCTTGACTCAGTGGTCTTCTCCATCTTGATGGGTGTAATCGGCTGCTGGTTCTTGTGGGCAGGTGCCCGCAAGGCCACCTCGGGTGTGCCCGGGCGCTTTCAGGCTGCTGTAGAGATTCTTTCCGAGATGGTGGAAAACCAGGCCAAGAGCGTGATCCACAACCCCAAGAGCCGCAAACTCATTTCTCCTATGGCGCTGACGGTTTTCGTCTGGATTTTCCTGATGAACTTCATGGACATGATCCCTGTGGATCTGATCCCACACGCCTGGCACACAGCAGGCCCGGCTTTGGGTTTTAAGGACTACATGCGTGTGGTCGCCACGGCCGATTTGTCGACCACCTTGGGCTTGTCGACCTCGGTTTTGGTCATTTGCCTTTTCTACAACATCAAGATCAAGGGTCTGGGTGGTTGGGCGCATGAGCTGGTGGCTGCACCTTTTGGCAACCATTGGGCTTTGTGGCCGGTGAACTTCCTGATGCAGATGATTGAATATTTGGCCAAGACGGTTTCGCACGGCATGCGACTGTTTGGCAACATGTTTGCTGGTGAGTTGGTGTTCATGTTGATTGCCCTCATGGGCGGCGGTTGGGCATTGTCGACAACTGGTGTGGGCCTGGCCATTGGCCATGTCATCGCCGGTACGGTTTGGACGCTGTTCCACATCATGGTCATCACTTTGCAAGCCTTCATCTTTATGATGTTGACACTGATTTACACAGGTCAGGCGCACGACGCACATTGATGACTCTTTTTCCCCTTGTTTCTTTTTTCCACTAACTTTTAGGAGCTTCTCATGGAAAACATTCTCGGCCTGGTGGCATTGGCATGTGGTTTGATCGTTGGTCTGGGTGCTATCGGCGCTTCCATCGGCATCGCATTGATGGGCGGCAAGTTTCTCGAGTCTTCGGCTCGTCAACCTGAATTGATGAATGAACTCCAAACCAAGATGTTCATTTTGGCGGGTCTGATCGACGCTGCTTTCCTGATCGGTGTGGCCATCGCTTTGCTGTTCGCCTTTGCCAACCCCTTCGTCCTGAAGTAATCCACGCACCTCTTCCAACAGAAGAAGGACTGAACCGTGAACATTAACGCTACGCTGTTCATTCAGATGGTCGTTTTTGCGATTCTGGTGTGGTTCACGATGAAATTCGTGTGGCCCCCGATCACAAAAGCGCTAGACGAACGGGCACAAAAAATCGCTGACGGTCTCGCTGCAGCTGATAAAGCCAATGCCGAACTCACCAATGCCAATGCGCGTGTTGAGTCCGAGTTGGCCAAGTCGCGCAACGAGTCGGCTTCGCGCTTGGCTGATGCCGAGCGCCGTGCAAATGGCATCGTGGATGAAGCCAAGGCACGTGCCATCGAAGAAGGCAACAAGATCATCGCCGCTGCCAAAGCCGAAGCTGAGCAGCAGTCTGTCAAAGCCCGTGAGGCCTTGCGCGAGCAGGTCGCAGCTTTGGCAGTCAAAGGCGCCGAACAGATTCTCCGCAAGGAAGTCAATGCCGGTGTCCACGCTGATCTGCTGAGCCGCTTGAAGACCGAGCTGTAAAAAGCTCCAGCCAGAGAAGACCATGGCAGAACTTGCTACCATCGCCCGCCCTTATGCCGAAGCGCTGTTCAAGGCGCAGGCATCCGATCTTGCTGGCACGGCCGCTTGGCTGGAAGAGCTGGCTGCAGTTGCCGACAACGCGCAACTGCAGCAGTTCATCGACAGCCCCAAAGTGTCCGATGAGCAGGCATTTGAGCTGATCTCAGACGTGGTGCAAAAACATGCAAATGTGGCACTGCCCGAGGCTGGCAAGAATTTCCTGCGCCTGGTGATCGAAAACCGTCGTCTCAGTGCACTGTCTGTCGTAGCGCAGCAGTACCGGGTTCTTATGAATGCAAAAGGTGGCACTGCTGATGCGGTTGTCTACAGTGCATTTCCCATCGATGCGTCGGCCTTGGCTGACCTGTCGACCACGCTCGAAAAACGCTTTGCGCGTAAGCTCAACGTGAGCGTCGAACTGGATGCCTCCTTGATTGGTGGTGTTCGTGTGGTGGTGGGTGACGAGGTGCTCGATACCTCCGTCAAGGCCCGACTGGAACAAATGAAATCGGCCCTCACCGCTTGATGCGGGTGGAGACCGGACATATTTAAAGAAAGAAGGAAAGAGTCATGCAACTCAATCCCGCAGAAATTTCTGAACTGATCAAGAGCCGCATCGAGGGGCTGTCCGCCAGCGCCAACATCCGTAACCAAGGCACTGTGGTGTCTGTGACCGACGGTATCGTTCGAGTGCACGGCTTGTCTGATGTGATGCAGGGCGAAATGCTTGAATTCCCATCCACAGCCGATGGCATCGCCACATTCGGCTTGGCCCTGAACCTCGAGCGTGACTCAGTCGGCGCCGTGATTTTGGGCGAGTACGAGCACATCTCTGAAGGCGACACAGTCAAGTGCACTGGCCGCATTCTGGAAGTGCCCGTCGGCCCCGAGTTGATTGGCCGTGTGGTGAACGCTCTGGGTCAGCCGATTGACGGCAAAGGCCCGATCAACGCCAAGATGACTGACGTGATCGAAAAAGTCGCCCCCGGCGTGATTGCGCGTAAGTCGGTAGACCAGCCCATGCAAACCGGCCTGAAGTCGATCGACTCCATGGTGCCCGTGGGCCGTGGCCAGCGCGAATTGATCATTGGCGACCGCCAGACAGGCAAAACCGCTGTTGCGATCGACGCCATCATCAACCAAAAAGGTCAGAACATGACCTGCGTTTACGTCGCGATTGGCCAAAAAGCCTCGTCGATCAAGAACGTGGTGCGTGCTTTGGAGCAAGCTGGCGCAATGGAATACACCATTGTGGTGGCCGCTTCCGCCTCTGAATCCGCTGCGATGCAGTACGTGTCAGCCTATTCCGGCTGCACGATGGGCGAGTACTTCCGTGACCGCGGCGAAGACGCTTTGATCGTTTATGACGACCTGTCCAAGCAAGCCGTGGCTTACCGTCAGGTGTCGCTGCTGCTGCGCCGCCCTCCAGGCCGCGAAGCCTACCCTGGCGACGTGTTCTATCTCCACAGCCGTCTGCTCGAGCGCGCAGCCCGCGTCAACGCCGATTACGTCGAAGCCTTCACCAAAGGTGCCGTGACGGGCAAGACGGGTTCTTTGACGGCTCTGCCCATCATCGAAACCCAAGCCGGTGACGTGTCGGCCTTCGTGCCCACCAACGTGATTTCGATCACCGACGGTCAGATTTTCTTGGAAACCAGTTTGTTCAACGCCGGTATCCGCCCTGCGATCAACGCCGGTATCTCGGTGTCTCGCGTGGGTAGCTCGGCCCAGACCAAAGTCATCAAAGGCCAGTCCGGCGGTATCCGTACCGACTTGGCCCAGTACCGTGAATTGGCGGCGTTTGCGCAGTTCGCTTCTGACTTGGACGAGTCCACACGCAAGCAGCTGGACCGCGGTGCCCGTGTGACGGAATTGCTCAAGCAAGCCCAGTACAGCCCGCTGTCCATCAGCCTGATGGGTGCCAGCTTGTTTGCGGTGAACAAAGGCTTCATGGACGACATCGACGTCAAGAAGGTATTGGCTTTCGAGCACGGCTTGCACGCTTACTTGAAAGATTCATGCGCTGCTTTGTTGGCCAAGATCGAAAGCAGCAAAGCGTTGGACAAAGAGGCAGAAGCCGAATTGCACACCGCCGTGGCCGCTTTCAAGAAAAGCTTTGCTTAATTTCCACCTGATCAAAAGGAGCCTCTGATGGCATCGGGCAAGGAACTACGCACCAAGATCAAATCGGTGGAAAACACCAAGAAGATCACCAAGGCCATGGAGATGATTTCTGTCTCCAAAATGCGCAAAGCGCAGGAGCGTATGCGCACGGCCCGCCCTTACAGCGAGAAGATTCGCACCATTGCGAGCCATCTTGGACAGGCCAACCCTGAGTATGTGCACCCCTTCATGCAGCGCAACGACGGCAAGTCGGTGGGCTTCATTGTGGTCACCACAGACAAGGGTTTGTGTGGTGGCTTGAACACCAACTTGTTGCGTGCTGTGACAGGTCAATTGCGTGAAGCAAAAGCCCAGGGCAAAACGCCCATGGCGGTGGCCATTGGTGGCAAAGGGCTGGGTTTTCTGAACCGGGTCAATGCCAAGGTGGTGGCCCACGTGACGCAGTTGGGCGACAAACCACATTTGGACAAGTTGATTGGTCCCGTCAAAGTGTTGCTCGACGCATACGCCGCAGGCCAGGTGAGCGCGGTGTACCTGTGCTACAACAAGTTTGTCAGCACCATGGCACAAGTGCCCACCATCGATATGTTGCTGCCCTTGTCCAAAGCCGATATGCAGGCCCAGACACAAGCCGCTGGCGATGGGCATGCATGGGATTACATCTACGAGCCCGATGCCCAAACCGTCATTGACGAGTTGCTGGTGCGTTATGCAGAAGCCCTTGCCTACCAGGCGGTGGCCGAAAACATGGCTTCCGAGCATGCCGCGCGCATGGTGGCCATGAAGGCAGCTACTGACAACGCAGGCAATGTGATAGGCGAGCTCAAGCTCGTTTACAACAAGACACGTCAAGCCGCCATCACCAAAGAACTGTCGGAAATCGTCTCTGGCGCAGCCGCGATCAGCGGTTGATCCCCAGTTCAGCTAATTCAAATTATTTGGAGCGAAAAATGCAAGCCCAAGGAAAAATTGTTCAGTGTATTGGTGCCGTGGTCGACGTGGAGTTTCCACGCAACCAGATGCCCAAGGTTTATGACGCACTCAAAATGGAAGGCTCCGCGCTGACCCTAGAAGTGCAGCAGCAGCTCGGCGATGGCATTGTGCGCACCATTGCGCTCGGTTCATCCGACGGTTTGCGTCGTGGTTTGATGGTGTCCAACACCGGCAACCCCATCACCGTTCCCGTGGGCAAAGCCACACTGGGCCGCATCATGGACGTGCTCGGCTCACCCATCGACGAGCGTGGCCCCGTCAGCCAAGAACTGACCGCATCGATCCACCGCAAGGCCCCTGCATACGACGAACTGTCGCCTTCGCAAGAACTGCTGGAAACCGGCATCAAGGTGATTGATTTGGTTTGCCCGTTCGCCAAGGGCGGTAAGGTAGGCTTGTTCGGTGGTGCCGGTGTGGGCAAGACCGTGAACATGATGGAACTCATCAACAACATCGCCAAAGCGCACAGCGGCTTGTCCGTGTTCGCAGGTGTGGGTGAGCGCACCCGTGAAGGCAACGACTTTTACCACGAGATGGCGGACTCCGGCGTCGTGAACCTCGAGAAACTCGAAGAGTCAAAAGTGGCCATGGTGTACGGTCAGATGAACGAGCCACCAGGCAACCGTTTGCGCGTGGCCCTGACCGGTTTGACCATCGCCGAATCTTTCCGTGACGAAGGCAAAGATGTGTTGTTCTTCGTGGACAACATCTATCGCTACACACTGGCCGGTACCGAAGTGTCCGCCTTGTTGGGCCGTATGCCTTCTGCGGTGGGTTACCAGCCAACACTCGCCGAAGAAATGGGCCGTTTGCAAGAACGCATCACGTCGACCAAAGTCGGCTCGATCACATCGATTCAGGCCGTTTACGTACCAGCCGATGACTTGACCGACCCATCGCCTGCGACCACCTTCGCTCACTTGGACTCCACCGTGGTGTTGTCTCGTGACATCGCATCGCTCGGTATCTACCCAGCGGTCGATCCACTGGACTCCACCAGCCGCCAACTCGACCCCTTGGTCGTGGGCCAGGACCATTACGAAACCGCGCGCGCCGTGCAAGGTACTTTGCAGCGTTACCGCGAACTGCGCGACATCATCGCCATCATGGGCATGGACGACTTGGCTCCCGAAGACAAGTTGGCCGTGGCGCGCGCTCGCAAGATCCAGCGTTTCCTGTCACAACCTTTCCACGTCGCTGAAGTGTTCACCGGCTCGCCTGGCAAGTACGTCACATTGGCCGAAACCATCCGTGGTTTCAAGATGATTGTGGCTGGCGAATGCGATCACCTGCCAGAGCAAGCTTTCTACATGGTCGGCACCATCGACGAAGCTTTCGAAAAGGCCAAAAAGGCCGCTTAAAGCAGTGCCGCAGGGTGGCCGACCAGTCTCCCTGCAGCCCGCGTCAAAGCACCTTTTTAAGGAGAAAACATGAACACCATCCACGTTGATGTGGTCAGTGCCGAAGAGTCCATCTGGTCGGGTGAAGCCCGGTTTGTGGCCTTGCCCGGTGAGTCTGGCGAGCTGGGCATTTACCCACGTCACACGCCCCTGATCACCCGCATCAAGGCCGGGTCGGTTCGCATCGAGAAGGCTGACGGCGGTGAAGAATTCGTTTTCGTGGCCGGTGGCATTTTGGAAGTGCAACCTGACTGCGTGACCGTGATGTCGGACACCGCGATTCGCGGCAAAGACCTCGACGAAGAAAAAGCCAATGCGGCCAAACAATTGGCCGAAGAGGCACTGCGCAACGCCAACAGCGAAATCGACTTGGCTGTCGCGCAGTCGGAATTGGCGGTCATGGCAGCCCAATTGTCTGCCCTGCGCAAATACCGCAAAAAGTAATTCTGAAGACCTGCATTGTTGCCTCGTGAGGTGCGGCAAATCACAGAACCCGGCGCAGCAATGCTGCCGGGTTTTTTATTGGCAAAATGGAGACCACTTCAAGAGAGCAATATGAAACGCCAAAAATTGAGCGCTGCATTGGTGGGAGGGACGCCAGACGATGTCGAGCAAGCCTTTTACGATGCTTTGCACAACGCTGACCTCGAAAAACTCATGGCCTGCTGGGCAGAAGAAGATGACATCGTTTGCGTTCACCCGGGTGGTGGCCGAATGATCGGCGCTGGGGCCATCAGGGCCACCTTTGAAGCCATGTTCAACAACGGCAGCGTTCAGGCCTTTCCTGAACGGGTACACAAAATCGAATCATTGGCCAGCTCTGTGCATCACTTGGTTGAACGTGTCGAGATCATCACGCCGCAGGGTGCCAAGCATGCCTTTGTGATTGCCACCAATGTTTACCACAAGACAGCCGAAGGCTGGAAAATGGTGGCTCACCATGCCAGTCCGGGCACAGCCAATGATGCGGTGGACACGGGCGCAAAACCAATGATTTTGCACTGAGCCAATGGACTACAGAGCGCCAGCCTGGTTGCCAGGCGGACATGCGCAGACCATTTGGCCTGCACTTTATGCCCGTAAACGACTGCAAGTCCCTCGGCCAATGCAGCGAGAGCGATGGACCACGCCGGATGGCGACTTCATCGATGTAGACCATCAAGACGCCAGTGCACAAAACCGTCCCTTGCTGGTGTTGTTCCACGGTTTGGAGGGTTCGTCGAAAAGCCATTACGCACAAGCCTTCTCAGATTGGGCCAGCGAGCACGATGTGCAGCTGACCATGCCACATTTTCGGGGCTGCAGTGGTCAAATCAACTTGACCCCCAGGGCATACCACTCCGGAGACCACGAGGAGATCGATTGGGTGCTCAAGCGCTTGAGACAAGCGCATCGAAACAAGCTAGGAAAACATTTGCTGGTTGTGGGCATCTCATTGGGCGGGAATGCCTTGATGCGTTGGGCCGCTGAACATGGCCAAGAGGCTGTCAAAACCGCCGATGCCATTGCTTCAGTCTGTTCGCCGCTGGATCTGGCCTTGAGTGGAGATGCCATAGGAAAAGGGCTGAACCGATACATCTACACCCCCATGTTTCTCAAAACCATGAAACCCAAAGCCTTGGCGAAATGGACACAGTTTCCGGGCTTGTTTGACAAAGAAGCGATGTTGAACGCCAAGGACCTGTATGAATTTGACAATGTGTTCACCGCACCATTGCATGGATTCAATAACACCCAGGATTACTGGGCCAGAGCATCGGCAAAACCACTCATGCAGGCAATCCAACTGCCTGCATTGGCCCTGAATACCTGCAATGACCCCTTTGTGCCTGTCAGCAGCCTACCCCAAAAAGAAGAGGTGTCGCGCAGCGTCACCTTGTGGCAACCCTTACATGGTGGCCATGTGGGATTTGCTGCCGGTTCGTGGCCAGGCCATATCAGGCAAATGCCCAACAAAGTCGGTGAATGGCTCATGGCGGCAGTGGGAGCAACATCAGACAAGCAAGGGGTAACTGATGGATGACATTGTTCGACAGGCCATGGCCAAATGGCCCCATGTGCCCGATTGTTTTGGCTGGCTCGGACTCGATGCGCGCGGCCAATGGCGAATGCGCGATGAACGCGTGCAGGCGCAGGGTTCATTTCAGTCAGGGCGAAGCCAGGCCAAGGGTTCCGTACTGCAACACGAGAAACTCATCGGATTCATCGAGCGCAACTACGCAGGCAATGAAAAAGGCTGGTGGTTTTTTCAAAATGGCCCCCAACGGGTATACATCGAACTGGAGACGACACCATTCATTTGGCGAATCAGCGACGCATTGGAAGTACAGTCG
Protein-coding regions in this window:
- the atpB gene encoding F0F1 ATP synthase subunit A: MAAENAGAHAPTAGEYIQHHLQHLQMNFSFEGVKQTSIVDFSLFNLDSVVFSILMGVIGCWFLWAGARKATSGVPGRFQAAVEILSEMVENQAKSVIHNPKSRKLISPMALTVFVWIFLMNFMDMIPVDLIPHAWHTAGPALGFKDYMRVVATADLSTTLGLSTSVLVICLFYNIKIKGLGGWAHELVAAPFGNHWALWPVNFLMQMIEYLAKTVSHGMRLFGNMFAGELVFMLIALMGGGWALSTTGVGLAIGHVIAGTVWTLFHIMVITLQAFIFMMLTLIYTGQAHDAH
- the atpA gene encoding F0F1 ATP synthase subunit alpha produces the protein MQLNPAEISELIKSRIEGLSASANIRNQGTVVSVTDGIVRVHGLSDVMQGEMLEFPSTADGIATFGLALNLERDSVGAVILGEYEHISEGDTVKCTGRILEVPVGPELIGRVVNALGQPIDGKGPINAKMTDVIEKVAPGVIARKSVDQPMQTGLKSIDSMVPVGRGQRELIIGDRQTGKTAVAIDAIINQKGQNMTCVYVAIGQKASSIKNVVRALEQAGAMEYTIVVAASASESAAMQYVSAYSGCTMGEYFRDRGEDALIVYDDLSKQAVAYRQVSLLLRRPPGREAYPGDVFYLHSRLLERAARVNADYVEAFTKGAVTGKTGSLTALPIIETQAGDVSAFVPTNVISITDGQIFLETSLFNAGIRPAINAGISVSRVGSSAQTKVIKGQSGGIRTDLAQYRELAAFAQFASDLDESTRKQLDRGARVTELLKQAQYSPLSISLMGASLFAVNKGFMDDIDVKKVLAFEHGLHAYLKDSCAALLAKIESSKALDKEAEAELHTAVAAFKKSFA
- the atpD gene encoding F0F1 ATP synthase subunit beta — translated: MQAQGKIVQCIGAVVDVEFPRNQMPKVYDALKMEGSALTLEVQQQLGDGIVRTIALGSSDGLRRGLMVSNTGNPITVPVGKATLGRIMDVLGSPIDERGPVSQELTASIHRKAPAYDELSPSQELLETGIKVIDLVCPFAKGGKVGLFGGAGVGKTVNMMELINNIAKAHSGLSVFAGVGERTREGNDFYHEMADSGVVNLEKLEESKVAMVYGQMNEPPGNRLRVALTGLTIAESFRDEGKDVLFFVDNIYRYTLAGTEVSALLGRMPSAVGYQPTLAEEMGRLQERITSTKVGSITSIQAVYVPADDLTDPSPATTFAHLDSTVVLSRDIASLGIYPAVDPLDSTSRQLDPLVVGQDHYETARAVQGTLQRYRELRDIIAIMGMDDLAPEDKLAVARARKIQRFLSQPFHVAEVFTGSPGKYVTLAETIRGFKMIVAGECDHLPEQAFYMVGTIDEAFEKAKKAA
- a CDS encoding F0F1 ATP synthase subunit B, coding for MNINATLFIQMVVFAILVWFTMKFVWPPITKALDERAQKIADGLAAADKANAELTNANARVESELAKSRNESASRLADAERRANGIVDEAKARAIEEGNKIIAAAKAEAEQQSVKAREALREQVAALAVKGAEQILRKEVNAGVHADLLSRLKTEL
- a CDS encoding DUF493 family protein, which encodes MSASTTPPAGFDPRKDTLIEYPSVFPIKVMGAMVDGFAEAMCQVALQFDPGFDARSIELRPSKGGNYLGVTLSITATSREQLDDLYRALTSHPMVKIVL
- the atpG gene encoding F0F1 ATP synthase subunit gamma, which codes for MASGKELRTKIKSVENTKKITKAMEMISVSKMRKAQERMRTARPYSEKIRTIASHLGQANPEYVHPFMQRNDGKSVGFIVVTTDKGLCGGLNTNLLRAVTGQLREAKAQGKTPMAVAIGGKGLGFLNRVNAKVVAHVTQLGDKPHLDKLIGPVKVLLDAYAAGQVSAVYLCYNKFVSTMAQVPTIDMLLPLSKADMQAQTQAAGDGHAWDYIYEPDAQTVIDELLVRYAEALAYQAVAENMASEHAARMVAMKAATDNAGNVIGELKLVYNKTRQAAITKELSEIVSGAAAISG
- a CDS encoding F0F1 ATP synthase subunit epsilon, with translation MNTIHVDVVSAEESIWSGEARFVALPGESGELGIYPRHTPLITRIKAGSVRIEKADGGEEFVFVAGGILEVQPDCVTVMSDTAIRGKDLDEEKANAAKQLAEEALRNANSEIDLAVAQSELAVMAAQLSALRKYRKK
- a CDS encoding DUF2946 family protein; this encodes MDDIVRQAMAKWPHVPDCFGWLGLDARGQWRMRDERVQAQGSFQSGRSQAKGSVLQHEKLIGFIERNYAGNEKGWWFFQNGPQRVYIELETTPFIWRISDALEVQSHTGALTEVKACLVDELGRAYLETNLGFGLVHTMDVSRLANALERQIWAPEECLSGELPQRYGYAVSPQYDHEKNQQHKA
- a CDS encoding nuclear transport factor 2 family protein; protein product: MKRQKLSAALVGGTPDDVEQAFYDALHNADLEKLMACWAEEDDIVCVHPGGGRMIGAGAIRATFEAMFNNGSVQAFPERVHKIESLASSVHHLVERVEIITPQGAKHAFVIATNVYHKTAEGWKMVAHHASPGTANDAVDTGAKPMILH
- a CDS encoding CopD family protein — protein: MYEWIKFLHLAAGIVWLGGMALIILALRPVVIARMAPPDRLGLMCGVLSRFFAMVWGSIALILVSGFWMLSVTDMRLAPKGWHAMSGLGLLMCLIFAHIWFSPFRRLKAAVQTSDWPTAGKALGQIHPLVVTNFALGGLAVLAVVVWR
- a CDS encoding ATP synthase subunit I, whose protein sequence is MTKIASSPETGTTGHTPVIADEGLEPEFKPLTAEQAQAWRQRNPVPSPWRVLILQVGVGCVLALLTGWVTGQSRLALSAAWGSVAVVIPAVVFVRALSRQMRLAQPGPAWIGLMVWELVKVVLTVVLLLAAPKVVSDLSWLALVAGFVVTMKVYWLAMALGWMQRKSKPTIF
- the atpE gene encoding F0F1 ATP synthase subunit C, with the protein product MENILGLVALACGLIVGLGAIGASIGIALMGGKFLESSARQPELMNELQTKMFILAGLIDAAFLIGVAIALLFAFANPFVLK
- a CDS encoding F0F1 ATP synthase subunit delta codes for the protein MAELATIARPYAEALFKAQASDLAGTAAWLEELAAVADNAQLQQFIDSPKVSDEQAFELISDVVQKHANVALPEAGKNFLRLVIENRRLSALSVVAQQYRVLMNAKGGTADAVVYSAFPIDASALADLSTTLEKRFARKLNVSVELDASLIGGVRVVVGDEVLDTSVKARLEQMKSALTA
- the lipB gene encoding lipoyl(octanoyl) transferase LipB, which produces MDIRQLGRVDYLPTYEAMQAFTAARTADTPNELWLCEHPPVFTQGLAGQASHLLTPGDIPVVQTNRGGQVTFHGPGQVMAYPLVNLQRAGYYVKEYVFKLEESIIRTLAHFGVTGHRVAGAPGIYVRLNDPFSHAALVGPAPANDPFKGLGKISALGIKVSRHCTYHGAALNVAMDLQPFERINPCGHAGLKTVDLFTIGVETTWDEVAQVLTSQLAALL
- a CDS encoding alpha/beta fold hydrolase; protein product: MDYRAPAWLPGGHAQTIWPALYARKRLQVPRPMQRERWTTPDGDFIDVDHQDASAQNRPLLVLFHGLEGSSKSHYAQAFSDWASEHDVQLTMPHFRGCSGQINLTPRAYHSGDHEEIDWVLKRLRQAHRNKLGKHLLVVGISLGGNALMRWAAEHGQEAVKTADAIASVCSPLDLALSGDAIGKGLNRYIYTPMFLKTMKPKALAKWTQFPGLFDKEAMLNAKDLYEFDNVFTAPLHGFNNTQDYWARASAKPLMQAIQLPALALNTCNDPFVPVSSLPQKEEVSRSVTLWQPLHGGHVGFAAGSWPGHIRQMPNKVGEWLMAAVGATSDKQGVTDG